From Labeo rohita strain BAU-BD-2019 chromosome 18, IGBB_LRoh.1.0, whole genome shotgun sequence, the proteins below share one genomic window:
- the vps9d1 gene encoding VPS9 domain-containing protein 1 isoform X1 yields the protein MAAPVSDSNQRPLQNAMRLVKVAIQLDTGNRHKEAYCEYLKSINYISHVLLEDATSKQEGEMESVELEKMVKLVEQCLERVKSCVIRKHESPTPIISSTSPSASQKTVIPAINATNHPKMTETPNAAALISETQSRQQPTRHRRVLSEGGETDSPFLPPEVFQKLQSMESQDNRKELTPIEEASRLNQKLKANYEARLARLTPSQATQKTSLYSRMIRRRRETPMDIRLYWKKIKTFWKTLSLQRQMMENLIIAKARQDALQRKMEERRLRLQEEANRRFATCGTMTPEEQEQRVLYASVLEYEQDHEWPKVWKANLKKNPNDPVLVSGLISCLLSYPDHPVMKLLKRLQYRVYNRLYPIVSQCVSLSTGRSLPLKPSRSAQSLLLSDSSISPQQQQSPLKSAMTHSLSDASISLSPSHDLNANDTKSEIDPDESSTLVSTDRENSFEDLEKFLTQLDWVPSQGGDDTDSDVTFDTTHVGLESQIHHLEERALKEHLKAIVKDIHIAIDRLLSLCLLSFECLNTANSKDQCVASIEEVFFTPIWRPLLALFRKVHQERELTVESSMRFHRNVSPGDVGVPSKLFPRDPAVLHGSYPYESAVQELRLLCRDHCPQKKLECIVRTLRIICGCAEEYRLLQENDPPPKSAAIGADDLLPILAFVALRSEMPQLVSECAALEEFIHEGYLIGEEGYCLTSMQSALTYVESLPLGGAPPPAAKPT from the exons ATGGCCGCTCCTGTCAGTGACAGCAATCAGAGACCGCTGCAGAATGCCATGAGACTTGTAAAAGTGGCCATTCAGCTGGATACCGGCAACAGACACAAG gAGGCCTACTGTGAATACTTGAAAAGTATCAACTATATCTCTCATGTTCTGCTTGAAGATGCCACATCTAAAC AGGAGGGAGAGATGGAGTCGGTGGAATTGGAGAAGATGGTGAAACTAGTTGAGCAATGTTTAGAGAGGGTTAAATCATGTGTCATAAGAAAGCACGAGTCCCCAACACCTATCATCTCTTCCACTTCTCCATCCGCCTCCCAAAAGACAGTCATTCCAGCTATTAATGCAACAAATCATCCCAAAATGACAG AAACACCTAATGCAGCTGCATTGATTTCTGAGACCCAAAGTAGACAGCAGCCCACCAGACATCGCAGAGTCCTCTCTGAAGGAGGGGAGACTGACTCCCCCTTCCTGCCACCTGAAGTTTTCCAGAAGCTTCAGTCAATGGAATCACAAGACAATCGAAA GGAATTAACGCCTATTGAAGAAGCATCACGTCTCAACCAGAAACTTAAGGCTAATTATGAGGCTCGGCTGGCAAGACTTACTCCTAGTCAGGCCACACAAAAAACCTCACTG TACTCAAGAATGATCCGGAGACGCAGAGAAACACCAATGGATATCCGTTTATACTGGAAAAAAATCAAGACATTCTGGAAG ACTCTCTCACTCCAGAGACAGATGATGGAGAATCTGATAATAGCCAAAGCCAGGCAAGATGCC cttcaaagaaaaatggAAGAGAGGAGACTCAGGCTGCAGGAAGAAGCCAACAG GAGGTTTGCGACCTGTGGGACCATGACACCTGAGGAACAAGAGCAGCGAGTTCTGTATGCAAGTGTGCTTGAATATGAGCAAGATCAT GAATGGCCAAAAGTTTGGAAAGCTAATCTGAAAAAGAATCCAAATGATCCAGTGCTGGTTTCAGGTCTTATTTCATGTCTTCTCAG CTACCCAGACCACCCAGTCATGAAATTGCTGAAGAGGCTTCAGTATCGGGTGTATAACAGACTATATCCTATAGTGAGCCAGTGTGTTTCTCTGAGCACTGGTCGCTCACTACCCTTAAAGCCCTCCCGCAGTGCCCAAAGCCTGCTCCTGTCCGACAGTTCTATATCTCCACAGCAGCAGCAGAGCCCACTCAAATCTGCCATGACACACAGCTTATCAGACGCCTCCATCTCCCTTTCCCCTTCCCACGACCTCAACGCAAACGACACAAAGTCCGAGATCGACCCGGATGAGTCCTCAACTCTGGTCTCCACAGATAGGGAGAACTCTTTTGAGGATCTAGAGAAGTTTCTTACTCAGCTGGACTGGGTTCCTTCTCAAGGTGGAGATGATACGGACTCTGATGTGACCTTTGACACAACACATGTGGGCCTAGAGTCTCAAATTCATCATCTTGAAGAGCGTGCTTTGAAAGAACATTTGAAGGCCATCGTCAAAGACATCCACATTGCTATTG ATCGCCTGCTGTCTCTGTGTCTACTGTCTTTTGAATGTCTCAACACTGCAAATTCTAAGGACCAATGCGTGGCGAGTATAGAGGAAGTCTTCTTCACCCCTATTTGGCGCCCTCTGTTGGCCCTCTTTAG GAAGGTGCATCAAGAACGGGAGCTGACTGTTGAGAGCAGCATGCGTTTTCATCGTAATGTTTCACCTGGTGATGTTGGTGTACCATCCAAACTGTTCCCCAGAGACCCAGCTGTACTGCACGGTTCCTATCCATACGAGTCAGCAGTGCAGGAGCTGAGGCTTCTGTGTAGAGATCACTGTCCTCAGAAGAAACTGGAATGTATTG TGAGAACTCTACGAATCATCTGCGGCTGTGCTGAAGAGTACCGCCTCCTGCAAGAAAATGATCCTCCACCCAAATCAGCAGCAAT AGGTGCCGACGACCTGTTGCCCATCCTGGCTTTCGTGGCTTTACGCAGTGAAATGCCTCAGCTGGTGTCTGAATGTGCTGCGTTGGAAGAGTTCATTCATGAGGG GTATCTGATCGGAGAGGAAGGGTACTGCCTCACGTCAATGCAGAGCGCGCTGACCTACGTTGAGTCATTGCCCTTGGGTGGGGCTCCGCCCCCGGCTGCCAAACCCACCTGA
- the vps9d1 gene encoding VPS9 domain-containing protein 1 isoform X2, producing MAAPVSDSNQRPLQNAMRLVKVAIQLDTGNRHKEAYCEYLKSINYISHVLLEDATSKQEGEMESVELEKMVKLVEQCLERVKSCVIRKHESPTPIISSTSPSASQKTVIPAINATNHPKMTETPNAAALISETQSRQQPTRHRRVLSEGGETDSPFLPPEVFQKLQSMESQDNRKELTPIEEASRLNQKLKANYEARLARLTPSQATQKTSLTLSLQRQMMENLIIAKARQDALQRKMEERRLRLQEEANRRFATCGTMTPEEQEQRVLYASVLEYEQDHEWPKVWKANLKKNPNDPVLVSGLISCLLSYPDHPVMKLLKRLQYRVYNRLYPIVSQCVSLSTGRSLPLKPSRSAQSLLLSDSSISPQQQQSPLKSAMTHSLSDASISLSPSHDLNANDTKSEIDPDESSTLVSTDRENSFEDLEKFLTQLDWVPSQGGDDTDSDVTFDTTHVGLESQIHHLEERALKEHLKAIVKDIHIAIDRLLSLCLLSFECLNTANSKDQCVASIEEVFFTPIWRPLLALFRKVHQERELTVESSMRFHRNVSPGDVGVPSKLFPRDPAVLHGSYPYESAVQELRLLCRDHCPQKKLECIVRTLRIICGCAEEYRLLQENDPPPKSAAIGADDLLPILAFVALRSEMPQLVSECAALEEFIHEGYLIGEEGYCLTSMQSALTYVESLPLGGAPPPAAKPT from the exons ATGGCCGCTCCTGTCAGTGACAGCAATCAGAGACCGCTGCAGAATGCCATGAGACTTGTAAAAGTGGCCATTCAGCTGGATACCGGCAACAGACACAAG gAGGCCTACTGTGAATACTTGAAAAGTATCAACTATATCTCTCATGTTCTGCTTGAAGATGCCACATCTAAAC AGGAGGGAGAGATGGAGTCGGTGGAATTGGAGAAGATGGTGAAACTAGTTGAGCAATGTTTAGAGAGGGTTAAATCATGTGTCATAAGAAAGCACGAGTCCCCAACACCTATCATCTCTTCCACTTCTCCATCCGCCTCCCAAAAGACAGTCATTCCAGCTATTAATGCAACAAATCATCCCAAAATGACAG AAACACCTAATGCAGCTGCATTGATTTCTGAGACCCAAAGTAGACAGCAGCCCACCAGACATCGCAGAGTCCTCTCTGAAGGAGGGGAGACTGACTCCCCCTTCCTGCCACCTGAAGTTTTCCAGAAGCTTCAGTCAATGGAATCACAAGACAATCGAAA GGAATTAACGCCTATTGAAGAAGCATCACGTCTCAACCAGAAACTTAAGGCTAATTATGAGGCTCGGCTGGCAAGACTTACTCCTAGTCAGGCCACACAAAAAACCTCACTG ACTCTCTCACTCCAGAGACAGATGATGGAGAATCTGATAATAGCCAAAGCCAGGCAAGATGCC cttcaaagaaaaatggAAGAGAGGAGACTCAGGCTGCAGGAAGAAGCCAACAG GAGGTTTGCGACCTGTGGGACCATGACACCTGAGGAACAAGAGCAGCGAGTTCTGTATGCAAGTGTGCTTGAATATGAGCAAGATCAT GAATGGCCAAAAGTTTGGAAAGCTAATCTGAAAAAGAATCCAAATGATCCAGTGCTGGTTTCAGGTCTTATTTCATGTCTTCTCAG CTACCCAGACCACCCAGTCATGAAATTGCTGAAGAGGCTTCAGTATCGGGTGTATAACAGACTATATCCTATAGTGAGCCAGTGTGTTTCTCTGAGCACTGGTCGCTCACTACCCTTAAAGCCCTCCCGCAGTGCCCAAAGCCTGCTCCTGTCCGACAGTTCTATATCTCCACAGCAGCAGCAGAGCCCACTCAAATCTGCCATGACACACAGCTTATCAGACGCCTCCATCTCCCTTTCCCCTTCCCACGACCTCAACGCAAACGACACAAAGTCCGAGATCGACCCGGATGAGTCCTCAACTCTGGTCTCCACAGATAGGGAGAACTCTTTTGAGGATCTAGAGAAGTTTCTTACTCAGCTGGACTGGGTTCCTTCTCAAGGTGGAGATGATACGGACTCTGATGTGACCTTTGACACAACACATGTGGGCCTAGAGTCTCAAATTCATCATCTTGAAGAGCGTGCTTTGAAAGAACATTTGAAGGCCATCGTCAAAGACATCCACATTGCTATTG ATCGCCTGCTGTCTCTGTGTCTACTGTCTTTTGAATGTCTCAACACTGCAAATTCTAAGGACCAATGCGTGGCGAGTATAGAGGAAGTCTTCTTCACCCCTATTTGGCGCCCTCTGTTGGCCCTCTTTAG GAAGGTGCATCAAGAACGGGAGCTGACTGTTGAGAGCAGCATGCGTTTTCATCGTAATGTTTCACCTGGTGATGTTGGTGTACCATCCAAACTGTTCCCCAGAGACCCAGCTGTACTGCACGGTTCCTATCCATACGAGTCAGCAGTGCAGGAGCTGAGGCTTCTGTGTAGAGATCACTGTCCTCAGAAGAAACTGGAATGTATTG TGAGAACTCTACGAATCATCTGCGGCTGTGCTGAAGAGTACCGCCTCCTGCAAGAAAATGATCCTCCACCCAAATCAGCAGCAAT AGGTGCCGACGACCTGTTGCCCATCCTGGCTTTCGTGGCTTTACGCAGTGAAATGCCTCAGCTGGTGTCTGAATGTGCTGCGTTGGAAGAGTTCATTCATGAGGG GTATCTGATCGGAGAGGAAGGGTACTGCCTCACGTCAATGCAGAGCGCGCTGACCTACGTTGAGTCATTGCCCTTGGGTGGGGCTCCGCCCCCGGCTGCCAAACCCACCTGA
- the si:dkey-238o13.4 gene encoding uncharacterized protein si:dkey-238o13.4 produces MSNGDRVVLALGGAGTVGSGIVKALLDRGFKVAVISRDSSKLDKLKGFVSPSTKNNLTTLVGNVGSEEGVEEVKQALVKSVGKITDVVSSLGFSWWQGGPPHTQPVKELQWVIETLLFSTFVSWKAFFPLVKDDPNCTYTLITGGAGEKVLMPGTGFLTVGAASALAFCQVLREEYPEVPCKLNQVKINTGVAAPERMAPGYLNHLDLGEAVATLIERRNTSHTVFPVSSPADLKTVILEGHL; encoded by the exons ATGTCAAACGGGGACAGGGTGGTTTTAGCGCTCGGTGGAGCAGGAACTGTCGGCTCCGGGATAGTGAAAGCTCTCCTGGACAGAG GTTTCAAGGTTGCTGTGATCTCCAGAGACAGCAGCAAGTTGGACAAACTCAAGGGGTTTGTTTCACCTAGCACAAAAAATAACCTGACCACTTTAGTGGGGAATGTTG GCTCAGAAGAAGGAGTGGAGGAGGTCAAACAGGCCTTGGTAAAGTCTGTGGGTAAGATCACAGATGTGGTGTCCTCTCTGGGCTTCAGCTGGTGGCAGGGAGGTCCACCTCACACCCAGCCCGTCAAAGAACTGCAATGG GTTATTGAGACTCTGCTTTTCAGCACCTTTGTGTCTTGGAAAGCATTTTTCCCTTTGGTGAAAGATGATCCTAACTGCACCTACACGCTTATCACAG GAGGTGCTGGAGAGAAAGTGCTCATGCCGGGCACAGGGTTCCTGACCGTAGGAGCAGCCAGCGCTCTGGCGTTCTGTCAGGTTCTGCGTGAGGAATACCCAGAGGTGCCATGCAAACTCAACCAG GTGAAAATCAATACGGGTGTGGCGGCCCCAGAACGAATGGCCCCCGGGTACCTGAACCACTTGGATTTAGGGGAAGCCGTGGCTACGCTGATAGAGCGCCGCAACACGTCTCACACCGTCTTCCCCGTGAGCTCTCCTGCCGACCTAAAAACTGTTATCTTGGAGGGCCATCTGTAA